From Pigmentibacter ruber, a single genomic window includes:
- a CDS encoding DUF350 domain-containing protein, translating into MEAILEYINLKYIISALVFSFLGVIILAISFYIFDKLTPGNLWHEIVVNKNIALAITTAAMTLAIAQIIASAIHG; encoded by the coding sequence ATGGAAGCTATATTAGAATACATAAATTTGAAATATATTATATCAGCACTTGTTTTTTCATTTTTAGGAGTGATAATTTTAGCAATTTCTTTTTATATTTTTGATAAATTAACACCAGGAAATTTATGGCATGAAATTGTAGTTAATAAAAATATTGCTTTAGCTATTACAACAGCAGCAATGACCCTTGCAATTGCACAAATTATAGCATCAGCAATACATGGATAG
- a CDS encoding S8 family serine peptidase: protein MIENRFSFFKKNLILFIILFSSCNKSQSNNNKSDGSIIKYRFCTFENSKFNQNLPNPFCTDLNDSFLNPLGKYEWHLKNTGQNAFASNSGTANEDINVYDVLKTLCLSGKDIPVAVVDSGLEMLHPSLLPNINNSGRVQSINFLANEKNNECINDPTPDLSVTSDHGTMVAGILGMRSNLGYGGSGVAPRVLLSGYNLTSSAETQTVSNYLDSLGQSDESKNNYIFNMSFGSKSDVPLEFDYSDEIVANQIFYQGVNLLRNGKGAIFVKSAGNSFKNYSSSLSSINCALANLINITCVPANTDPLNTLPYIIVVGSSNASGKHASYSSTGSCLWVSAPGGEYGLDKNWIVSKYDSSLPPFSINSSDSLFFPAIITTDLSGNNRGNSIPVPSKLNFDKALFIKNSFNAGLALDDDGKLLNSNYDYVATMNGTSSAAPIVSGVVALILEANPNLTWRDVKHILAKTSNQIDPTLSSKSFSIGGGVLYIYDEGWIKNAANYFFSNTYGFGRVDAAKAIAMAKSYTLGSLGNFIETGFLSPTIPFPISVPLGLNGTDQQIKINVANYLTIESVTLSVSGTSDYLADIAIEVYSPSGTKSIVWNAGNSATSSSAKFLNTRMASNAFYGENSHGTWVVKIICLGTKAKNAKFTDVKLKISGH, encoded by the coding sequence ATGATAGAAAATAGGTTTTCATTTTTTAAAAAAAATTTGATACTATTTATTATTTTATTTTCTTCTTGTAATAAATCACAATCTAATAATAATAAAAGTGATGGTAGTATAATAAAATATAGATTTTGTACATTTGAGAATTCAAAATTTAATCAAAACTTGCCCAATCCTTTTTGCACAGATCTAAATGATTCTTTCTTAAATCCTTTAGGAAAATATGAATGGCATTTAAAAAATACAGGTCAAAATGCTTTTGCATCAAATAGTGGTACTGCTAATGAAGATATAAATGTTTATGATGTCCTGAAAACTTTATGCTTAAGTGGAAAAGATATTCCAGTTGCAGTTGTTGATTCTGGTTTAGAAATGCTGCATCCATCTTTGTTACCTAATATTAACAATTCAGGCAGAGTTCAATCGATTAACTTTTTAGCAAATGAGAAAAATAATGAGTGTATTAATGATCCTACACCTGATCTAAGTGTGACTTCAGATCATGGAACGATGGTTGCTGGAATTTTAGGAATGCGAAGTAATTTAGGCTACGGCGGAAGTGGAGTGGCGCCAAGGGTACTACTTTCAGGATACAATTTAACTAGTAGTGCAGAGACTCAAACCGTTTCTAATTATTTAGACTCTTTAGGGCAAAGTGATGAATCAAAAAATAATTATATTTTTAATATGAGTTTTGGCTCAAAATCTGACGTACCACTTGAGTTCGATTATTCTGACGAAATTGTTGCTAATCAAATTTTTTATCAAGGTGTAAATTTATTGCGAAATGGCAAGGGAGCAATTTTTGTAAAATCAGCTGGAAATTCATTTAAAAATTACAGTTCTTCACTTTCTTCTATCAATTGTGCATTAGCAAATTTAATTAATATAACATGTGTTCCAGCTAATACTGATCCGTTAAATACTCTCCCATATATTATAGTTGTAGGAAGTAGCAATGCTTCAGGTAAGCATGCTAGTTATTCTAGCACAGGCTCATGTCTATGGGTGTCTGCTCCAGGTGGAGAGTACGGTTTGGATAAAAATTGGATAGTTAGCAAATATGACAGTTCTCTACCTCCTTTTTCAATAAATTCTTCTGATTCTCTATTTTTTCCGGCAATTATTACAACAGATCTCTCTGGTAATAATAGAGGTAATAGTATTCCAGTGCCAAGTAAATTAAATTTTGATAAAGCTTTATTTATAAAAAATTCTTTTAATGCAGGATTAGCTTTAGATGATGATGGAAAGTTGTTGAATTCTAATTATGATTATGTAGCAACAATGAATGGAACTTCTTCAGCTGCCCCAATTGTTTCCGGAGTAGTAGCTTTAATATTAGAGGCGAATCCTAACTTAACATGGAGAGATGTGAAACACATTTTAGCAAAAACATCTAATCAAATTGATCCAACTCTCTCTTCAAAAAGTTTTTCCATTGGGGGTGGTGTTCTTTATATTTATGATGAGGGCTGGATTAAAAATGCAGCTAATTATTTCTTTTCTAATACTTATGGGTTTGGCAGAGTTGATGCTGCAAAAGCCATTGCAATGGCAAAATCCTACACCTTAGGTTCACTTGGAAATTTTATTGAAACAGGTTTTCTTTCGCCAACTATTCCTTTTCCTATTAGTGTGCCATTGGGACTGAACGGAACAGATCAACAAATAAAAATTAATGTTGCAAATTATCTTACAATAGAATCTGTTACTTTATCTGTTTCAGGGACTAGTGATTATTTAGCTGATATTGCAATCGAAGTTTATTCGCCATCAGGAACAAAAAGTATTGTTTGGAATGCAGGAAATTCTGCTACAAGTAGTTCTGCTAAATTTTTAAATACACGAATGGCATCTAATGCCTTTTATGGTGAAAACTCGCATGGAACTTGGGTTGTTAAAATTATTTGTTTAGGGACTAAAGCAAAAAATGCAAAATTCACAGATGTAAAATTAAAAATATCTGGCCATTAA
- a CDS encoding polyamine aminopropyltransferase, producing the protein MVYVLLFSVFIISTCGLIYELIAGALASYLLGDSITQFSTVIGSFLFSMGIGAYLSKHVNKNLIHTFISVELIIGMVGGFSATILFIAFEYIVHFRILLYLIVGIIGTFVGFEIPILMRILQNNFAFKDLVAKVFTFDYVGALIASILFPLILVPHLGLIKTALVFGIINVLIAIWAIYIFKNKISNIKTLQGTAFFVLGILLLGLIFSDKLVEITEKGNYQDKIIYSKSSKYQKIVLTKSTNEFKLFLNRNLQFNSKDEYRYHESLVHIGLSSLNNPKNVLILGGGDGLAVREILKYNSIEKITLVELDSEITDMFSKNTLLSKINSRSLLSEKVKIINDDAFVWLKENKKKFDFIVVDFPDPSNFSIGKLYTNTFYRLLYNAISNTGIAVIQSTSPYVAKKSFWCVDNTLKSVGFRTYPYHVYVPSFGDWGYILVAKNSFQLRNNFPSELKFINYELAQTFFHFPNDSKATVNEINKLNNQVLVRYFEQEWSDYVQ; encoded by the coding sequence ATGGTTTATGTTTTGCTTTTTTCAGTATTTATTATTTCAACATGTGGTCTTATATATGAACTTATTGCAGGAGCTTTAGCCAGTTACTTGCTTGGTGACTCTATTACTCAATTTTCAACGGTGATAGGTTCTTTTTTATTCTCAATGGGAATTGGTGCTTACTTATCAAAACATGTAAATAAAAATTTAATACATACTTTTATTTCTGTTGAATTAATTATTGGAATGGTTGGAGGATTTTCTGCAACTATTTTATTTATTGCATTTGAGTATATCGTTCATTTTAGAATATTATTGTATTTAATAGTAGGTATAATTGGTACATTCGTTGGGTTTGAAATCCCAATTTTAATGCGTATATTACAAAATAATTTCGCCTTTAAAGATCTTGTAGCAAAGGTGTTTACCTTTGATTATGTTGGTGCATTAATAGCTTCTATTTTGTTTCCTCTTATTCTAGTACCACATTTAGGTCTTATAAAAACAGCTCTTGTTTTTGGAATTATTAACGTTTTAATAGCTATTTGGGCTATCTACATCTTTAAAAATAAAATTTCCAATATAAAAACATTGCAAGGGACAGCTTTTTTTGTTTTAGGAATTTTACTATTAGGCCTCATTTTTTCTGACAAATTGGTTGAAATTACTGAAAAAGGAAACTATCAGGATAAAATTATATATTCAAAATCTTCAAAATATCAAAAAATAGTTTTAACAAAATCTACAAATGAATTTAAACTATTTTTAAATCGCAATTTGCAGTTTAACTCAAAAGATGAATACAGATATCATGAATCACTAGTGCATATTGGACTTTCTAGTTTAAACAATCCTAAAAATGTTCTAATTTTGGGAGGTGGTGATGGTTTAGCTGTAAGAGAAATACTAAAGTATAATTCAATTGAAAAAATAACTTTAGTTGAATTAGATAGTGAAATTACTGATATGTTTTCTAAAAACACTTTATTATCAAAGATTAATTCAAGATCTCTCCTTTCTGAAAAAGTAAAGATAATAAATGATGATGCATTTGTATGGCTAAAAGAAAATAAAAAAAAATTTGATTTTATAGTAGTTGATTTCCCTGATCCAAGTAATTTTTCAATTGGCAAATTATACACAAATACATTTTATAGATTACTTTATAATGCTATTTCAAATACTGGAATAGCAGTAATTCAGAGTACGTCGCCTTATGTCGCTAAAAAAAGTTTTTGGTGTGTGGATAATACTTTAAAATCAGTGGGTTTTCGGACTTATCCGTATCATGTTTACGTGCCTTCATTCGGTGATTGGGGGTATATTTTAGTTGCAAAAAATTCCTTTCAACTAAGGAACAATTTTCCATCAGAGCTAAAATTTATTAATTATGAATTAGCGCAAACATTTTTTCATTTTCCAAATGATAGTAAAGCTACAGTAAATGAAATAAATAAATTAAACAACCAAGTATTGGTTAGATATTTTGAACAAGAGTGGTCTGATTATGTCCAGTAA
- a CDS encoding NAD(P)-binding protein codes for MSSKISSRRKFLKKVLLASAFTASGGFAYRKFISPNKETTITGSILGANAKIGHKVNTEIKDIKFSVVEKISTLIIGGGVAGLSAAWWLKKNNYKDFKILEMNAEVGGNSFSSENNISKYPWGAHYLVMPTNESIYLKSLLEEMGVIKGYKNSLPIYDEFSLCADPQERLFFQGEWQEGLLPYKGVTDKDKQQYKEFFTLVEKLKNQKGSDNKPLFAIPIDYSSQDNEYLNLDHISMAEFMHQKGWNSKTLTWYINYCCRDDFGMGYEKVSAWAGLHYFAARNGKAANAEANTVLTWPEGNGFLVNYLKKYSTESIVNNCFVTSIENFKDFCIVNVFNTKDNTYIQYQAKQVLFCAPRFIANKVIKNYEKMNLPETSPWLIANISLQNVPASLSTSMAWDNVSYYSNSLGYIVANHQSLKIPKNDLVLTYYLPLDILSAKEERMLALKCNYNDWLNILLSDLNKMHSEIKNSIKNVDFWIWGHGMAAPGIGFLWSEKRKKLMEPFGNIDFAHSEMSGISLFEEAQYRGIEAAKKVLLRR; via the coding sequence ATGTCCAGTAAAATATCTTCGCGCAGAAAATTTTTAAAAAAAGTGCTCTTGGCTTCCGCTTTTACTGCTTCTGGTGGATTTGCTTATCGGAAATTTATTTCTCCAAACAAAGAAACAACTATCACTGGTTCTATATTAGGAGCTAATGCAAAAATAGGGCATAAAGTAAATACAGAAATTAAAGATATTAAATTTTCTGTAGTTGAAAAAATAAGTACACTAATAATTGGTGGTGGAGTAGCAGGATTATCTGCTGCCTGGTGGTTAAAAAAAAATAATTACAAAGATTTTAAAATTTTAGAAATGAATGCAGAAGTTGGCGGTAATTCTTTTTCTTCTGAAAATAATATTTCGAAATATCCTTGGGGTGCGCATTATTTAGTCATGCCAACAAATGAATCTATTTATCTAAAAAGTTTATTAGAAGAAATGGGAGTTATTAAAGGGTATAAAAATTCTTTACCAATTTATGATGAATTTTCTTTATGTGCCGACCCACAGGAAAGATTGTTTTTCCAAGGAGAGTGGCAAGAAGGCTTATTACCTTATAAGGGTGTAACAGATAAAGATAAACAACAATATAAAGAATTTTTTACTCTAGTAGAAAAATTAAAAAACCAAAAAGGATCTGACAATAAACCGCTGTTTGCTATCCCAATAGATTATAGTTCCCAAGATAATGAATATTTAAATTTAGATCATATTTCCATGGCAGAATTTATGCACCAAAAAGGCTGGAATTCAAAAACATTAACTTGGTACATTAATTACTGCTGTCGGGACGATTTTGGAATGGGATATGAAAAAGTTTCTGCTTGGGCTGGTTTGCATTACTTTGCTGCACGCAATGGGAAAGCTGCGAATGCAGAAGCAAATACAGTGCTTACTTGGCCAGAAGGTAATGGATTTTTGGTTAATTATCTTAAAAAGTATTCAACAGAAAGTATTGTAAACAATTGTTTTGTTACTTCTATCGAAAATTTTAAAGATTTTTGTATTGTTAATGTTTTTAATACGAAAGATAATACTTATATTCAATATCAAGCAAAGCAAGTACTTTTTTGTGCGCCAAGATTTATTGCAAATAAAGTGATAAAAAATTATGAAAAAATGAATTTACCTGAAACCTCACCTTGGCTAATAGCAAATATTTCTTTGCAAAATGTTCCGGCATCGCTATCAACATCAATGGCTTGGGATAACGTCAGTTACTATAGCAATTCTTTAGGATATATTGTAGCAAATCATCAAAGTTTAAAAATTCCTAAAAATGATCTTGTGTTAACTTATTATTTACCACTCGACATTCTATCAGCGAAAGAAGAAAGAATGCTTGCTTTAAAATGTAATTATAATGACTGGCTTAATATTCTTTTATCAGATTTAAATAAAATGCATTCTGAAATTAAAAATTCCATTAAAAATGTTGATTTTTGGATTTGGGGGCATGGTATGGCAGCACCAGGGATTGGTTTTCTCTGGAGTGAGAAACGGAAAAAACTAATGGAACCATTTGGAAATATTGATTTTGCTCACTCTGAAATGAGTGGCATTTCATTATTTGAAGAAGCTCAATATAGAGGAATTGAAGCAGCTAAAAAAGTTTTACTTAGGAGATGA
- a CDS encoding glycosyltransferase: MRLFKKKPILNPYRYEESKCVICNIKSEIKRNNISYTCDICPSCHTLGFASKTSYPARSINKNILHLNNITGVSLNKKLLHTFYLGKEIPKKIQLYFLSNLKKLNAEGIFWVDAEKIEITNRSLKILSENTFPPIKFTVKSVPDLLNEFKNTPSSSYLSTQKRNEIVQMIYAENSGYFKKAAYSTDALRLIALLLYGGLYVDTNTRITEKISALSEIPEFGAKYIAIKSYMNSSVYEEYFALSNLEHGRVASSFANQKLNLSTTPSIYTQSHDSYYFSVANMSVRPECSAILGNKGALFFDIVLFDMLERYQKRNKVYNYYLNEKHSKNLQSEDSVFYDYMSQNLGSAINTRNPIIINSMLLAQRFIMLKVDVFDEKYFYFANCHMSDAKLEKELNALGYKGAVFFDTHGHRFIKYYSHSHKSSELPTPHSSKFERDVY; encoded by the coding sequence ATGCGTCTATTTAAAAAAAAACCTATTTTGAATCCTTATCGATACGAGGAATCAAAGTGCGTAATTTGTAATATTAAATCAGAAATAAAAAGAAATAATATTTCTTATACTTGTGACATTTGTCCATCATGTCATACACTTGGATTTGCAAGCAAAACATCCTATCCTGCAAGATCAATAAATAAGAATATTCTTCATCTCAATAATATTACTGGTGTTTCTTTAAACAAAAAATTACTTCATACTTTCTACTTAGGAAAAGAAATACCAAAAAAAATTCAACTTTATTTTTTATCTAATTTAAAAAAATTAAATGCAGAAGGAATATTCTGGGTTGATGCAGAAAAAATAGAAATAACCAATAGATCTTTAAAAATACTGTCAGAAAATACATTTCCACCCATTAAGTTTACTGTAAAGAGCGTGCCTGATCTATTAAATGAATTTAAAAATACACCCAGTAGTAGTTATCTAAGCACACAGAAACGAAATGAAATCGTTCAAATGATTTATGCTGAAAATAGTGGTTACTTTAAGAAAGCAGCATATAGTACCGATGCTTTAAGACTAATTGCTTTACTTTTATATGGTGGCTTATACGTTGATACAAATACTAGAATCACAGAAAAAATTTCTGCTTTAAGTGAAATTCCTGAATTTGGTGCTAAATATATTGCTATAAAATCATATATGAATAGTTCTGTTTATGAAGAATACTTTGCTCTATCAAATCTTGAACACGGAAGAGTTGCTTCGAGTTTTGCAAATCAAAAACTTAATCTTTCAACAACACCATCAATATATACACAATCCCATGATTCATATTATTTTTCAGTTGCAAATATGTCAGTAAGGCCTGAATGTTCCGCTATCTTAGGAAACAAAGGAGCTTTATTTTTTGATATTGTATTATTTGACATGCTCGAAAGATATCAAAAAAGAAATAAAGTATATAATTACTATCTTAATGAAAAGCATTCAAAAAATTTACAATCTGAGGATTCTGTTTTTTATGACTACATGTCCCAAAATTTGGGTAGTGCAATCAATACCAGAAATCCAATCATAATTAATTCTATGCTTCTTGCACAAAGATTTATCATGCTAAAAGTTGATGTATTTGATGAAAAATATTTCTACTTTGCTAATTGTCATATGAGTGATGCAAAATTAGAAAAAGAATTAAATGCTTTAGGATATAAAGGTGCTGTTTTCTTTGATACCCATGGACATCGCTTTATTAAATATTACTCGCACTCACATAAAAGCTCTGAACTACCTACTCCACATAGTAGTAAATTTGAGAGAGATGTTTATTAA
- a CDS encoding DUF4178 domain-containing protein: MKSRNKKALKEKRGIVTCYNCLAIIAIKTRKKSKKLKCIKCLSKNTVNMNFTTENTEMVSNNKISFSAENEMNKSTKDYQENERKISIKEQLIPLGSLITIKDHKWEVLGYLEVAEMFDGKEDVWCEYLLENKSLGYRWLTEFDGHWNFISPCEKKNIEFKPNTKKYSSKNIPVYLERQYQLFHLGKGVIKFKNGNFFWPVKIGDTFEFEDYIAPPYVLTCEKNAGEENWLQGEYLHKNEVKKILTSEKIPYRFGVYLNQVNKYIDIRKNLIKPWILFLIVLISFQLWIIYSSKNELIFEESFVHVPSSNEKSQISKKFELTDSNKNLELKLIAYVNDNFFDMSGKIVNEENGEIYNFFKSIYYSSEDGSGSQIETVSFSSIPNGKYQFILEGVTDAKVDTPCKVIVLRDVTIWSNFILSIIFLSIIPIFFLILEKRYEKKRWENSNFSP; this comes from the coding sequence GTGAAAAGTAGAAATAAGAAAGCTTTAAAAGAAAAAAGAGGAATAGTAACTTGCTATAATTGTTTAGCAATTATAGCCATAAAAACAAGAAAAAAATCTAAAAAATTAAAATGTATCAAATGTTTATCTAAAAATACTGTAAATATGAATTTCACTACGGAAAACACAGAAATGGTTTCTAATAATAAAATTTCATTTTCTGCAGAAAATGAAATGAATAAATCCACCAAAGATTATCAGGAAAATGAAAGAAAGATTTCAATCAAAGAACAATTAATTCCTTTAGGAAGTTTAATTACAATTAAAGATCATAAATGGGAAGTTTTAGGTTATTTAGAAGTAGCAGAAATGTTTGATGGTAAAGAGGATGTTTGGTGTGAATATTTACTAGAGAATAAAAGTTTAGGGTATCGTTGGCTAACTGAGTTTGATGGGCATTGGAATTTTATTTCACCTTGTGAAAAGAAAAATATAGAATTCAAGCCTAATACGAAGAAGTATTCTTCGAAAAATATTCCTGTATATTTAGAAAGACAATATCAACTTTTTCATTTAGGAAAAGGGGTTATTAAATTTAAAAATGGCAATTTTTTTTGGCCAGTTAAAATAGGAGATACTTTTGAGTTTGAAGATTATATTGCACCCCCATATGTTCTTACTTGTGAAAAAAATGCGGGAGAAGAAAATTGGTTGCAAGGTGAATATCTTCATAAAAATGAAGTTAAGAAAATTTTGACTTCAGAAAAAATCCCTTATAGATTTGGCGTGTATCTTAACCAAGTAAATAAATATATTGATATCAGAAAAAATTTAATAAAACCTTGGATTTTATTTTTAATTGTATTAATTAGTTTTCAACTTTGGATTATTTATTCATCTAAAAATGAGCTAATATTTGAAGAATCTTTTGTTCATGTGCCCAGTAGTAATGAAAAATCACAAATATCTAAAAAATTTGAACTTACTGATAGTAATAAAAATTTGGAATTAAAATTAATTGCATATGTGAATGATAATTTTTTTGATATGAGTGGGAAAATAGTGAATGAAGAAAATGGAGAAATTTATAATTTTTTTAAAAGTATTTATTATAGTTCAGAAGACGGTTCTGGTTCGCAAATTGAAACAGTAAGTTTTTCCTCTATCCCTAATGGAAAATATCAGTTTATATTAGAAGGAGTGACTGATGCAAAAGTTGATACACCTTGTAAAGTAATTGTATTAAGAGATGTTACAATTTGGTCGAATTTTATATTGTCTATTATTTTTCTATCAATCATTCCAATTTTCTTTCTCATTTTGGAAAAAAGATATGAGAAAAAACGATGGGAAAATAGTAATTTTAGCCCCTAA